The DNA window CtagtctccacgggacgtttcatggggatgggatttgtcccaagttcgaatcgtgAGAGTGAAACTTTTGGGCTTCTTCCCCGTTAAATAAAGCAACAcaatttcttctccttctctctgAGTCGATTTTAGGACCCAACAAGGACTCAGCTTGATACTGTGATAAGTATttatgaattcaaaatttttcccaacttcgcaagtgagattttttccTGGCACAAATTCCACGAAACGTCCGTGGAGACAAGCCCTCATATGTCAATGCTGAAACTACCAGATCACTTATCTCGGTTTTTGACGTTTCAGACTTCTTACCAtgcttttttaaatggaaaactagtcaacgtcaattctcgaaaacttccgcgatttttcttctctgctcgGAAAAAAACCCTGTGAGGACTTCAAGGAATAAcattgatttgttcttcttcaaaaaataaaatgaaagcgaAGATTTTTTAACATGTAGATTTTGAgaaacgtggtctggtagtttcacctaTGATATATACCTACCAGTGCTCTGCTTATAATTACAGCCATAatgtttttcttgttatttGGACGTTGTCATGTACTAAAAGAGACCATGTGAATAAGGTTGGCGTGTAACATAGTTTTTTTGGGCTTAAAAACGTCAACTTCATAGCCTAATTTGCTCCCGAAGTGATTAATTCTCACATCGTTATATGATATGAACGTCAGCGATATATAGATGTAATGGAGTCAGCTGTTcctacattttattttacctgACTTCTTCACAGACACACCTGAGAGCAGAGATGTTACAGACACGAGGAGATATGTTTTCAATGAAGTCTTTTTATCGTGTGAGTAAGTAGATACGccgtaaatatttgtaaataccGGAGTTAACACATGAATTTGAGCAcctgaaaatatatttagagGGTCAGTTAGTTATCGTTTATTCATCTCGCAACTCTAATTTCTTATAACTTCATTTCCTcagggaaaaaaagtttttctctgAGACGTTTGCTCCTCATATCATGTAACATCAACTAACTAAAAAAGCGCGCAATCAAAGCTTAGTTCATAACTGCCGTGAGTGGTGCGAGAGTCACATACGTCTGTGTGATGTACTTATTTTGCGAAACCTCCAAAAGAAtcaaacagaaaattttgtttttgagtGCAATCTGTGAATCATCAAAGAtagttgatatttttttctttaaaaacaaaaacccgAAAAACCAAGTGAAAATATTTGCGAAATTCGTTTCATACAATCTTTCAACCGGACAACAGAGTCTGAAGTCTGAAATGAATAATTCTTGTTCGCGCAGTTTTGCATAAAAATACACTTAATGTGATGAAATATCGCAACAGTCAACTCTTTAGCCAGAAAGTAAAGTTCAGAATCGATGTTTATCGAACATGACTGAATAATTGCATGATGAAAATTGTTGGATCGTATACCCTGTCAGTTGAAGGGGCACAATTAGATGTGCTTGCCAGTTGCTCTGTTATATTCTTAGACgcatatttttaaatcaaaggAGTGTCTATTTTCTTTAGATAACGAATAACACTAATTTTAGGCAAGAAATGATTATATTCAATGTATTGTTATAGTACGCGTTGTTTCTTTTGACGCTTGGCCAACTCCCGTGGGAATGCTTTCATTCTTTTTAGAGCGTTCAATAAAAAGGCAGGATTGACCCACGGCAATGAGGAACTAAGTAAGTGTGCGATAAAGTAGAGTTCATAAATACATCCCAGGTTAGGTTTTTCCACCGTCGGATCATTTTCAATAAACGGTTTGACCAAAGCACCTACATACCACACGAAGACGAGCAGTAGTGACACCTTAGTTAAACTTGAGCTAAAAACATGCATAAGGCCACACTTTGAAGCTCGGCCGACGAAAGGCTCATGCTGTTGCTGAGGCGTGGACCTCGGTCAACACGAACGAGCAGCAACGAGAACCTCGGGGGACCGAGACACGGATGAATACCAAAAGAGCAGACGCAAGTTTACACCCTGGTGCACTCGTACATGAAAGAGACACGGGTTTCGTGGCTCATCTGCCTCCGCGGCGCCATCCGAGGGATCCCTTTGGCCCTGGGAAAGGAGTGGACTTGGACGAGGGGCGCCTTGCTTATAGACCCAGCCGGTATAAACCCGTTCACGACGGAGGTCTCGAACTCCATAGCGGTGAGAGCGTTGGCGTTCGTGTTGGCGTTGGTGATGGCGTCGATCTGCTCCGGGGTGATATCCTCGATGTCCACCGAGTTGCTCACCGAAGTGGTGAAGCCGTCCAAGTCGGCCGTGAAATCCCCGGTGGCCTCCTCGCTGATGGAGTCGGTCTTGGTGGAGAAGCGGGTCCTGGAAGTGGAGCTATCGCCGGAGCCGGCCCGCGCGAGAACACCCACAACCGTGGAGATGGGCTTGGAGACCCGCATCGAGTTGGAGTCGTTGCTGGTCTGCCGCTTGAGGATCCCTCCACGCTCGCTGCCGAAAGTCGAGGAGTCCTGGCTCGCCTGCCGCGGGAGGATACGACCGTCGTCGTTGACCAAGTAGGTCTCCTGGCTGGTCTGCCGCCGGAGCGCCGCGGAGCTGGTGATGTAGCACGAGTCGTGGGTCGTCTGCCGCCGGAGGACGGCGCCGTGCGGCCCCAGGGCGGAGCCCTTGCGAGTGCTCGTCGAGGAGGAGGCCATGGCCACAGTCTCGTACTTGCGCAGCGGGGCGCAGATCTTCCAGCTCCGGATGAGCTCCATGAAGCCCTTGCGGAACTTCTTGTTGAAGCAGGCGTAGAGGATCGGGTTGATGCACGAGTTGGAGGCTCCCAGCCACTGGGCGATCGGAGTGAGCGTTTGCAGCAGCTCCGTCCCCGTTTCGCCGGTCACCTTTATCCAACCGAAGATTATGTACAGAGGTAGCCAGGAGAACGCGAACAGGATCACAACCGCCACCAGCATCTTTATCACTTTCATCTGAAACAGTTTTAGCAatgaatgcaatgaaaaattgcaacctttttcaatgtttttgcaataagtttcaataaatggggccccttcaaataggaggtaggcaacatacacaacactcagtggacttgcaatatttttacaatgtaatCGCTACTTATCGCAATTTGTGCTACTCGGGTACTTGGCGAATATTTCCGCAGTAATTTTCTACATGTTTATTGACTTTTTcctcactttaaattttctctcgaaTTATTCAAGGTATTTCTTTACAGTATTATACCAAGCGCATTTAATTGTGCGTGGTTCACTACATGCCTCCGAGGGAGCTTCGAAGAAGCGAGCAATGGCGCAACTAGGAATTCtttaagggggggaggggggtccattaaaaaacgtgacggtaaatttacttcattttgtgtacgtccctgataatattttatttccgccgtccaaaagtaaaaaaaggtacaattaacgaggctaagGGGAGGGGGTCCAGACCCCCTGGATCCCCCCCCTTGTCGGGTGCACTACGTTTCCGcaccctttttcccttttttcatttccgcacagtttttttgaaaatccattTCCGCACACTCCGTTTTCGCGCGGTGaacgatttggcaacacagcTGTGCGTCTGAACTGATTCTGAAGTTGAGTGGAGTATTTCCGTATTTTTTATACCATCTAAAGAAGCTGTTACTTATGTTGCAATGTGGCGGTTACTGAAAGAAGTTTGtgaaaagaagacgaaaaaggAATTTAATATCAAGCTCCTGATGGTTGATTTCGAGTCTGCAGTACTGAAAGCAGTGCGAGATGTGTTTCCTTCAGCTATCATCAAGGGATCATCTCGAGTTTTTATAGTCGTCCAGTGTTGCTGTTTAAATCATGATTAAATTCAAAGTGTGCGGAAATGACTTTTCGGTGGAAGTGtgctgaaatgaaaaaaaaggccAAAGTCTGCGGAAACGTCGCGCGTCCCCCTTGTCTACGCCACTGGAAATGAGTAAGTACTGACCTTGGACTTCTGCTGCATGCGCTCGAGGGCGGCGTCCTTGGCATCCGTGGGGATGTTCCGTTTGCCGACCCTGACCCAGATGAGGATGTAGCTGGCGGTGATTATGGCCATCGGCAAGAGGTAGGAGAAGAAGAGGTTGACTATGAGGAAGTAGAGGAGGCCCACGAGAGGGTTGGGCCACTTCTCGAGGCAGACCTGAATTTCGGGCACATCCTCGAAGACGATGACCAGGTCGAAGTAGAGGGCCCACGGCAGCGTCGTCGCGATGGAGACCAACCAGATCCCCGTGATTATGATCCGCGCTCGCCGCGTCGTGATCTGACATTTCAGCGGCCACCAAATTGCCAAAAACCTGCAACAATACAAATTTACTTACAATGTAATTTTCTCAGCgagcaatatttttatttatatatctGCAGGCATGTTAAGATCAATAAGAATTTTTATGTTAAGATATCAGGACcgaacagcttgtctggtacggtcatgtcgatcactggtaaaaaaaaacctcttggaccaatgccgcggtgcattgactaatgacttaagagtgcagtttcttgtcgccggatttaagagtctaaAACTCTTGGTTCAAGCGGAtttattgattcaattcaaacgtgaattgaatcaatgcaaaatccgcttgaaacaagactcttgagttcaagactcttaaatccggcgacaagaaactgcactcttgaaccaagaggttttttttttttaccagtgtaggatgacggaagagaggctgccaaaaaagatgcttgattgcagggccggatttagggggtggccacatgggccgctgCCCTTGGCGGCACATTTAGggggcggtaaattttgcaatttttttaactgtaTGTATGAAAAGAATacgaattcagaaaaaaaaattactaacgagaaaaggcgacaaaatctctcatttcttgacggtgtagtaatttctaattttgtcgtcttacaagagacagcacctttaattagtcgagttaagagagaaactcaacgcgcaatttggcctggaacggcgcggcgcagagagcataatgatgacgaggacttgagatgaaacgAAGAAgcccacggcgcggcggtcggcatgtaacacacattagcgcctacaagtctgcatgaatacttaacgcattgcgtcaaacatagcGCGgacagcagcggtcggcgagaaaTGCATAgcccctacaagactgtaggaatacttcacgcattgcgccaaaacacagtgcggtcagcgcggcgcgccacggcggcagaagttaaaattattaaaccacattcacattcatgtttgttctttcataattttttcgttcaatacttGAAAGGCGttgtccacacagaaataggtttacggaacttaaacTTTCgtgcgaagttccgtgaacttttgctagtagtatgTTGAAAAGGCTTTGGCAAAAAATGTGTATGACGTAATTCATGGATGCCCCCAAAAAGAAATCTGGCAATAGAAGCCACCTTATAAATTTAATGACATATGTTAGGATTCAAGGCGAACGGTCTATATAAATCCTCATAGATTTTATATTTGCATTTGATCGAGATTATTCCCGGAAATCGCACTACCCTTGCTTGTGTTCGTCTCCGCCCGTTTTTAAATGTGTCAAATTATCAACATGAGATCTTCCCCCTCCACGTGATGTCCGCGTAGGTTTTATTTTATGATATGCCGCCCTTTATTTGAGATCTTTTTCATAGCATCCGCGTTGCGCGGTCAAAACTAAATCGTTTTGTGTGAGCTGTATATAGGCGCATCTCTCCCGTGAGTTGTGAGCTGATTTT is part of the Bemisia tabaci chromosome 1, PGI_BMITA_v3 genome and encodes:
- the LOC109043193 gene encoding neuropeptide FF receptor 2 is translated as MIKYRSLVSSFAEFSAYGLPGLEAGARLVEVEAARRLKRAETKRSHEEGFTFGQSIQELTRKTALVRALNDTVSELLSGNGNLSGSAELYDSEVTFATSVANVTLPTAQEPIQFYRHSFALTVVFCIAYITIFVVGLIGNMFVIAVVYRSPRMRNVTNYFIVNLAIADMLVVILCLPATLLSNIFVPWVLGWYMCKVVPYVQGVSVAASVYSLIAVSIDRFLAIWWPLKCQITTRRARIIITGIWLVSIATTLPWALYFDLVIVFEDVPEIQVCLEKWPNPLVGLLYFLIVNLFFSYLLPMAIITASYILIWVRVGKRNIPTDAKDAALERMQQKSKMKVIKMLVAVVILFAFSWLPLYIIFGWIKVTGETGTELLQTLTPIAQWLGASNSCINPILYACFNKKFRKGFMELIRSWKICAPLRKYETVAMASSSTSTRKGSALGPHGAVLRRQTTHDSCYITSSAALRRQTSQETYLVNDDGRILPRQASQDSSTFGSERGGILKRQTSNDSNSMRVSKPISTVVGVLARAGSGDSSTSRTRFSTKTDSISEEATGDFTADLDGFTTSVSNSVDIEDITPEQIDAITNANTNANALTAMEFETSVVNGFIPAGSISKAPLVQVHSFPRAKGIPRMAPRRQMSHETRVSFMYECTRV